A part of Winslowiella toletana genomic DNA contains:
- a CDS encoding PTS sugar transporter subunit IIA: MQGIEFKPGYVQHLPAGLTVETLIRQLAQPLIADGQVVEDFADHVLAREETFPTGLPTEPVGVAIPHTDHRHVHHNAFGLGILPAPVSFADMAGEPDPVPVQVVFLLALSESNKQLNALGWIMELIQDGDFMQELLTMCDKDIYRAISDKMTERGEV; encoded by the coding sequence ATGCAGGGAATTGAGTTTAAACCCGGTTATGTCCAGCATTTACCCGCAGGACTTACTGTTGAGACACTGATTCGCCAGCTGGCGCAGCCGCTGATTGCTGACGGACAGGTTGTCGAAGATTTTGCCGACCATGTGCTGGCCCGCGAGGAGACATTCCCGACCGGCCTGCCAACCGAGCCTGTTGGCGTGGCGATCCCGCATACCGATCATCGTCATGTACATCACAACGCCTTCGGACTGGGCATCCTGCCCGCGCCGGTGAGTTTCGCCGATATGGCTGGCGAGCCAGATCCGGTGCCGGTACAGGTGGTATTCCTGCTGGCGCTGAGTGAGAGTAACAAACAACTTAATGCGCTGGGCTGGATAATGGAACTGATTCAGGATGGCGATTTTATGCAGGAATTGCTCACCATGTGTGATAAAGACATTTATCGCGCAATATCAGACAAAATGACCGAAAGAGGTGAAGTATGA
- a CDS encoding GntR family transcriptional regulator, whose translation MKSLSKNSHIPLYQQVAEWIRESIYTGELVEDDRIPSEFQIMDMLEVSRGTVKKAVAQLVKEGVLVQVQGKGTFVKKENIAYPLGEGLLSFAESLESQKIHFNTSVVTARIEAANRFVAEKLQIEPGQDILYLERLRSIGGEKVMLIENRINIELCPGIAEVDFNKENLFPTIERLSQQKIRYSESRYAARLIGNERGHFLDISEDAPVLHLEQLVFFSRELPVEFGNVWLKGNKYYLGTILQRREIS comes from the coding sequence ATGAAATCATTAAGTAAGAATTCCCATATCCCTCTCTACCAGCAGGTAGCTGAATGGATAAGAGAGAGTATCTATACCGGGGAACTGGTGGAGGATGACCGTATTCCCTCTGAATTCCAGATTATGGACATGCTCGAAGTCAGCCGAGGAACGGTGAAGAAAGCGGTGGCTCAGCTGGTTAAAGAGGGTGTGCTGGTCCAGGTTCAGGGGAAGGGCACCTTTGTTAAAAAAGAGAATATTGCTTATCCGCTGGGCGAAGGGCTGCTGTCGTTTGCAGAATCACTTGAAAGCCAGAAGATCCACTTTAATACCAGTGTGGTGACGGCACGTATTGAAGCCGCAAATCGCTTTGTTGCGGAAAAGCTGCAGATTGAGCCGGGGCAGGACATTCTTTACCTTGAACGTCTGCGCTCAATTGGCGGTGAAAAAGTGATGCTGATTGAGAATCGCATCAATATAGAACTTTGCCCGGGCATTGCAGAGGTGGACTTTAATAAGGAAAATCTGTTTCCCACCATTGAGCGTCTGTCTCAGCAAAAAATACGTTATTCAGAGAGCCGCTACGCCGCCCGCTTGATCGGTAACGAGCGCGGCCATTTTCTGGATATCAGTGAAGATGCCCCGGTGTTGCATCTGGAGCAGCTGGTATTTTTCTCCCGTGAATTGCCGGTGGAATTTGGCAATGTCTGGCTGAAAGGGAATAAATATTATCTGGGCACCATCCTGCAACGCAGAGAGATCAGCTGA
- a CDS encoding PTS sugar transporter subunit IIB, which produces MSQTILFVCATGVATSTAVAEKVMEYCKEHGLNVNYSQTNVASLPGNTAGATLVVSTTKVPYELDIPVVNALPIITGVGEDKVLEKIVSILKGQ; this is translated from the coding sequence ATGAGCCAGACCATTTTATTTGTATGCGCCACCGGGGTTGCCACTTCCACCGCTGTGGCCGAAAAGGTAATGGAGTATTGCAAGGAGCATGGCCTTAACGTTAATTATTCCCAGACCAACGTCGCCTCGCTGCCGGGAAATACGGCTGGCGCGACCTTAGTGGTTTCCACCACGAAGGTGCCTTATGAACTGGATATTCCGGTGGTCAATGCGCTGCCGATTATTACTGGTGTCGGTGAGGACAAAGTGCTGGAAAAAATAGTCTCGATCCTGAAGGGACAATAA